From a region of the Mycolicibacterium sp. MU0050 genome:
- a CDS encoding SDR family NAD(P)-dependent oxidoreductase translates to MPGVTDKVVVVTGAGGGLGRAYARFLAGNGALVVVNDLGGARDGSGSGTSMADTVVEEIRAAGGRAVANYSSVATAEGAAEIVQTALDEFGAVHGIISNAGILRDTAFHKMTDDNWHAVQEVHLNGGYNVIRAAWPHFREQSFGRVLVATSTSGLYGNFGQANYGAAKAGLVGLINTLAIEGAKYNITANAIAPLAATRMTADIAPQELLDKLDPDLVAPAAGYLMSEQNHDTGSVFVVGGGLVQRVAQFQNDGVTFAAPPTLDEISARWPEISDMTNAKLGTNPV, encoded by the coding sequence GTGCCTGGAGTAACAGACAAGGTCGTCGTCGTCACCGGAGCCGGAGGCGGGCTGGGCCGCGCCTACGCGCGCTTCCTGGCCGGCAACGGCGCGCTGGTCGTGGTCAACGATCTCGGCGGTGCCCGCGACGGCTCCGGCTCGGGGACCTCCATGGCCGACACCGTCGTCGAGGAGATCCGCGCGGCCGGCGGGCGCGCCGTCGCCAACTACTCCTCGGTGGCCACGGCCGAGGGCGCCGCGGAGATCGTGCAGACCGCGCTGGACGAATTCGGTGCCGTGCACGGAATCATCAGCAACGCGGGCATTCTGCGCGACACGGCGTTCCACAAGATGACCGACGACAACTGGCACGCCGTCCAGGAGGTGCACCTCAACGGCGGATACAACGTCATCCGGGCGGCCTGGCCGCACTTCCGCGAGCAGAGCTTCGGCCGAGTGCTCGTGGCCACCTCCACCAGCGGGCTCTACGGCAACTTCGGCCAGGCCAACTACGGCGCTGCCAAGGCCGGCCTGGTCGGGCTGATCAACACCCTGGCCATCGAGGGCGCCAAATACAACATCACCGCCAACGCGATCGCCCCGCTGGCCGCCACCCGCATGACGGCCGATATCGCGCCCCAGGAACTGCTCGACAAGCTGGACCCCGACCTGGTGGCCCCCGCCGCCGGATACCTGATGTCGGAGCAGAACCACGACACCGGTTCGGTTTTCGTCGTCGGCGGCGGCCTGGTGCAGCGCGTGGCCCAGTTCCAGAACGACGGCGTCACCTTCGCGGCGCCGCCCACCCTGGACGAGATCAGTGCCCGGTGGCCCGAGATCAGCGACATGACCAACGCGAAACTGGGCACCAACCCGGTGTGA
- a CDS encoding class I adenylate-forming enzyme family protein — protein sequence MMHLEQAYWPAVRDTELVETTVGALLRDRAAAHGEHVALVGVRHDTGATERLTYAELFDEASRVAAALSALTPAGGLVALWAPNVIEWPIIQYGAALAGMVLVALNPVLRDEELEYALSHSRAALLLHAEASRDYPMGEVARRVCARLPQLRRISLSESTTWRAAAAEPVSVPGDPDAVAMLQYTSGTTGKPKGVALTHRALVNVARLTMEALQVPPAAVALNPLPMFHTAGCVIATLGPLWVGGTVVLAEKFVPQVVLDQLRSEAAEVLFYVPTILAALLEQQRGSAEPAPRLRIIMGGASEVSPTLIDGAAEVFGAEVFNLYGQTELAPVLTLTRPEDSRDDRLNTVGRPLPHVDCKIIDPDTQEVLPVGAEGEICARGYQQFVEYLHDPQATARALDRDGFVRTGDLGRMDERGFVTVTGRLKELIIRGGENIAPVAVEGALSKVDPEIDVVVLGLPDEKFGEIVAAVLCAGGGVDQAAKDRFLSHARDRLAAHTVPARWFAARDLPVTPTGKVQRFVLRDAILRNEIPEL from the coding sequence ATGATGCACCTCGAGCAGGCGTACTGGCCGGCGGTCCGCGACACTGAGCTCGTCGAGACGACGGTCGGTGCGCTGCTCCGAGATCGGGCCGCCGCCCACGGCGAGCACGTGGCATTGGTGGGCGTGCGGCACGACACCGGAGCGACCGAGCGCCTGACCTACGCGGAGCTGTTCGATGAGGCGAGCCGGGTTGCCGCGGCGCTGTCGGCGCTGACACCCGCGGGCGGCCTGGTGGCGCTGTGGGCACCGAATGTCATCGAATGGCCGATCATCCAGTACGGGGCCGCGCTGGCCGGGATGGTGCTCGTCGCGCTCAACCCCGTTCTCCGCGACGAGGAACTCGAGTACGCGCTGTCCCATTCCAGGGCAGCGCTGCTGCTGCATGCGGAGGCCAGCCGCGACTATCCGATGGGTGAGGTGGCGCGGCGGGTGTGTGCGCGGCTGCCGCAGCTGCGACGAATCTCGTTGAGCGAGAGCACCACCTGGCGGGCGGCGGCGGCCGAGCCGGTGTCCGTCCCCGGTGACCCCGACGCGGTCGCCATGCTGCAGTACACCTCGGGCACCACCGGCAAGCCCAAAGGTGTTGCCCTGACCCATCGCGCGCTGGTCAACGTCGCGCGCCTGACCATGGAGGCGCTGCAGGTGCCGCCGGCGGCCGTCGCGCTCAACCCGCTGCCGATGTTCCACACCGCCGGCTGCGTGATCGCGACGCTCGGTCCGCTCTGGGTGGGCGGCACCGTCGTCCTGGCCGAAAAGTTCGTGCCGCAAGTGGTTCTGGACCAGCTGCGCAGCGAAGCGGCCGAGGTGCTGTTCTACGTGCCCACGATCCTGGCGGCGTTGCTCGAGCAGCAACGCGGCAGTGCCGAACCGGCGCCGCGGCTGCGCATCATCATGGGCGGTGCCTCCGAGGTGTCGCCGACGCTGATCGACGGGGCCGCGGAGGTGTTCGGCGCCGAGGTCTTCAACCTGTACGGCCAGACCGAACTCGCACCGGTGCTGACGCTGACCCGGCCGGAGGACAGTCGCGACGACCGGCTCAACACCGTCGGGCGTCCGCTGCCGCACGTCGACTGCAAGATCATCGACCCGGACACCCAGGAGGTGCTGCCCGTGGGCGCCGAGGGGGAGATCTGCGCGCGCGGCTACCAACAGTTCGTGGAGTACCTGCACGATCCGCAGGCCACCGCCCGCGCACTGGATCGCGACGGCTTCGTGCGCACCGGTGATCTGGGCCGGATGGACGAACGCGGCTTCGTGACCGTCACCGGCAGGCTCAAGGAACTGATCATCCGCGGGGGCGAGAACATCGCCCCCGTTGCGGTGGAAGGCGCGCTGAGCAAGGTGGATCCGGAAATCGACGTGGTGGTGCTGGGCCTGCCCGACGAGAAGTTCGGCGAGATCGTCGCGGCGGTGCTGTGTGCCGGCGGAGGTGTGGACCAAGCCGCGAAAGATCGGTTCCTCTCCCACGCGCGTGACCGGCTGGCGGCGCACACGGTCCCGGCACGCTGGTTTGCCGCCAGGGACCTCCCGGTCACCCCCACCGGCAAGGTCCAACGCTTCGTGCTACGAGACGCCATCCTGCGAAACGAGATCCCCGAACTATGA
- a CDS encoding class I adenylate-forming enzyme family protein produces the protein MNRSNDIEDRRDALSAQHPVWQPVTLGAWLDACAQRHPERPFVITDDVTLSYRDVAEASSRLAAGLSAQGVRPGDRVGLVMGNYPEFVTLKFAVARLGAIAAPFNYLYRTEELRFVLADSGCRVLVTMTRFGQQDYQGMLDDIVPGWDQTSFAARPDSGAELSTLRHVVLLETDGEPARPGPLTVTDLGALADPATVAAVGELDPRAPADMLYTSGTTGFPKGVITSHDAVLRTAYASALTRAFEDGRRVLFSLPCYHMFGYIEGLLSVMFVGGAIIPQPSFSAEGYFAGISRHRATDMLCVPTMAVAMVESPHRHDYDLSSLRAILCGSAPAPVWLWRQIEQDFGVSEIVTGYGMTECGGAMTLTLPEDPLELTSETVGRPKLAGSAGVDETGALTVYRAVDPETGRELAAGAEGELVSRGPTTMHEYWNRPTETAEALRDGWLHSGDLGRVRADGNLQVTGRSKELYKSGGELVMPKEIEDLLAGFDDISQVFAVGLTDERWGEIGCVVVVPAPGAALTEELVLSRCRAKLARFKVPKRVEFLEAADLPTTPTGKVQKFRLVQQLSGGH, from the coding sequence ATGAACCGCAGCAACGACATCGAGGACCGTCGGGACGCGCTGAGTGCGCAGCACCCGGTATGGCAGCCCGTCACGCTCGGAGCCTGGCTCGATGCCTGCGCCCAACGCCACCCGGAGCGGCCGTTCGTGATCACCGACGACGTCACCCTGAGCTACCGCGATGTCGCCGAAGCGTCGTCGCGGCTCGCGGCCGGCCTGTCCGCCCAGGGCGTTCGTCCGGGCGATCGGGTCGGACTGGTGATGGGAAACTACCCCGAGTTCGTCACGCTGAAGTTCGCCGTGGCCCGGCTCGGCGCCATCGCCGCCCCGTTCAACTACCTGTACCGCACCGAGGAACTCCGCTTCGTCCTGGCCGACTCCGGATGCCGAGTCCTGGTGACGATGACCCGGTTCGGGCAACAGGATTACCAGGGCATGCTCGACGACATCGTTCCCGGTTGGGACCAAACGTCTTTCGCGGCCCGGCCCGATTCCGGTGCGGAGCTTTCCACGTTGCGGCACGTGGTGCTGTTGGAGACCGACGGCGAGCCGGCCCGGCCGGGACCGCTGACGGTCACGGATCTGGGTGCCCTCGCGGATCCCGCGACGGTGGCCGCGGTCGGCGAACTCGACCCGCGCGCTCCGGCCGACATGCTCTACACCTCGGGCACGACCGGCTTTCCCAAGGGTGTGATCACCTCGCACGACGCGGTGCTGCGCACGGCCTACGCCTCCGCGCTGACCCGGGCATTCGAGGACGGCCGCCGAGTGCTGTTCTCCCTGCCGTGCTACCACATGTTCGGCTACATCGAGGGTCTGCTGTCAGTCATGTTCGTCGGCGGCGCGATCATTCCGCAACCCAGCTTCAGCGCCGAGGGCTACTTCGCCGGAATCTCCCGGCACCGGGCCACCGACATGTTGTGCGTGCCGACCATGGCGGTCGCGATGGTGGAGAGCCCGCACCGGCACGACTACGACCTCAGCTCGTTGCGCGCCATCTTGTGCGGCTCGGCGCCCGCCCCGGTGTGGCTGTGGCGCCAGATCGAGCAGGACTTCGGGGTCAGCGAGATCGTCACCGGCTACGGCATGACCGAATGCGGGGGAGCGATGACCCTGACGCTGCCCGAAGACCCCTTGGAGCTGACCTCGGAGACCGTCGGCCGGCCGAAGCTGGCCGGCAGCGCGGGGGTGGACGAAACCGGTGCGCTCACCGTCTACCGGGCCGTCGACCCCGAGACCGGGCGGGAACTGGCGGCCGGAGCCGAGGGCGAACTGGTCTCGCGGGGACCGACGACGATGCACGAGTACTGGAACCGGCCGACCGAGACCGCCGAGGCGCTGCGGGACGGCTGGCTGCACTCCGGCGACCTGGGCCGCGTCCGTGCCGACGGCAACCTACAGGTCACCGGTCGCAGCAAGGAGCTCTACAAGAGCGGCGGCGAGTTGGTGATGCCCAAGGAGATCGAGGATCTGTTGGCCGGCTTCGACGACATCAGCCAGGTGTTCGCGGTCGGTCTGACCGACGAGCGGTGGGGCGAGATCGGCTGTGTCGTGGTGGTTCCCGCGCCCGGTGCCGCGCTCACCGAGGAGCTGGTGCTGTCCCGGTGCCGGGCCAAGCTCGCGCGCTTCAAGGTACCCAAACGCGTCGAGTTCCTCGAGGCCGCCGACCTGCCCACCACGCCCACCGGGAAGGTGCAGAAGTTCCGGCTGGTGCAGCAGCTCAGCGGTGGCCACTGA
- a CDS encoding MBL fold metallo-hydrolase, with translation MAPTSTNARDTAHVHRIAPRVVRVELPLPLPDLKVINAYIIEGGTGITLVDPGWSTAESEGLLLAALHGLGYSRSDVQRILVTHAHWDHYTLAVKWRDELGAELMLGAGERHSIEAFDAAEGIHPVQRQMLLRAGAPELARVIAQTPWEPYEDNAPFDPPDRWLHGGERIDCGGTQILARATPGHTRGHIVYTDESAGLAFTGDHLLPRITPSIAFERTPEPLPLRSFLDSLRLFTDLPDHRMLPAHGGVDNTTAVRAAELIEHHRERLTAVADLVARRGSATAYDIAAQMRWTRHDRAIAELNPIHRMVAVLEVMAHLDLLVHRGELAADDSEPVAQFTVA, from the coding sequence GTGGCCCCTACTTCCACCAACGCCCGCGACACCGCCCACGTGCACAGAATCGCTCCCCGGGTGGTGCGGGTCGAGCTGCCGTTGCCGCTGCCCGATCTGAAGGTCATCAACGCCTACATCATCGAAGGCGGCACCGGGATCACGCTCGTCGATCCGGGCTGGTCGACCGCGGAATCCGAGGGTCTGTTGCTCGCGGCGTTGCACGGCCTGGGCTACAGCCGGTCGGACGTCCAGCGCATCCTGGTCACGCACGCGCACTGGGACCACTACACCCTGGCGGTGAAATGGCGTGACGAGCTGGGTGCCGAGCTGATGCTCGGCGCCGGCGAACGGCATTCCATCGAGGCCTTCGATGCCGCCGAGGGCATCCATCCCGTCCAGCGCCAGATGCTGCTCCGAGCCGGCGCCCCCGAGCTGGCCCGCGTCATCGCGCAGACCCCCTGGGAGCCCTACGAAGACAACGCCCCCTTCGATCCGCCGGACCGCTGGCTGCACGGCGGTGAGCGGATCGACTGCGGCGGGACACAGATACTGGCTCGGGCGACACCCGGTCACACCAGGGGCCACATCGTGTACACGGACGAGTCCGCCGGCCTGGCCTTCACCGGCGATCACCTGCTGCCCCGGATCACCCCGTCGATCGCGTTCGAGCGCACGCCCGAACCGCTGCCGCTGCGGTCGTTCCTCGACTCGTTGCGGCTGTTCACCGACCTGCCCGATCATCGGATGCTGCCGGCCCACGGCGGCGTCGACAACACCACCGCGGTGCGCGCCGCCGAGCTCATCGAGCACCACCGCGAACGGCTCACGGCGGTGGCTGATCTGGTGGCCCGCAGGGGGTCGGCCACGGCCTACGACATCGCCGCGCAGATGCGCTGGACGCGGCACGACCGGGCCATCGCCGAGTTGAACCCGATTCACCGGATGGTCGCGGTGCTGGAGGTGATGGCGCACCTGGATCTGCTGGTGCACCGGGGCGAACTGGCGGCCGACGATTCCGAGCCGGTGGCGCAGTTCACGGTGGCGTGA
- a CDS encoding DUF7065 domain-containing protein, with the protein MTDKPTVIVADDDFTHPVGPEPTFNESMYFQFSDASSGLAGFLRLANRPNEGRGERTVCLYLPDGTLAFGFARPAVASNDRMDAGGLSVEIAVPMQRLQVRFDGPVSLLADPRALIDPKRALGASPTADSHIDLQYTALAPAYGGSFDGDGEGASFAPNHYEQLAAVTGTVRIGDSATPVSGYGLRDHSWGPRSWQAPWFYRWIHGTAADQGFMVAYFGEPDGSSRSGGFVWDGTAVHTVREAVVSTVRDAEHYQETVRVEAIGDDRRWNFEGHALASAPLRHRSSDGGATTRIIESTVRWTDADGRVLNGMAEYLDQLRDDRPVGLHV; encoded by the coding sequence GTGACCGACAAACCGACCGTCATCGTCGCGGATGACGACTTCACCCACCCGGTGGGTCCGGAACCGACGTTCAACGAGTCGATGTACTTCCAGTTCAGCGATGCGTCGTCGGGCCTCGCGGGATTTCTGCGGCTGGCCAATCGGCCCAACGAGGGCCGCGGCGAGCGCACCGTCTGCCTGTATCTCCCCGACGGCACCTTGGCCTTCGGATTCGCCCGGCCCGCCGTGGCGAGCAACGATCGGATGGACGCCGGCGGGCTGAGCGTCGAGATCGCCGTCCCGATGCAGCGACTGCAAGTCCGCTTCGACGGCCCGGTGTCCTTGCTTGCCGATCCCCGCGCCCTCATCGACCCCAAACGCGCCCTGGGTGCCAGCCCCACCGCGGATAGCCACATCGATCTGCAGTACACCGCGCTCGCGCCGGCCTATGGGGGCAGCTTCGACGGGGACGGGGAGGGCGCCTCGTTCGCGCCCAACCACTACGAACAACTGGCCGCGGTGACCGGCACCGTGCGCATCGGCGACTCCGCGACACCCGTGAGCGGATACGGGCTGCGGGACCACTCCTGGGGGCCGCGTTCCTGGCAGGCGCCCTGGTTCTACCGGTGGATCCACGGAACGGCCGCCGACCAGGGATTCATGGTCGCCTATTTCGGTGAGCCCGACGGCAGTTCCCGCAGCGGCGGTTTCGTTTGGGATGGAACCGCGGTGCACACCGTCCGCGAAGCGGTGGTGAGCACGGTCCGCGACGCCGAGCATTACCAAGAGACGGTGCGCGTCGAGGCGATCGGGGACGACCGGCGCTGGAACTTCGAGGGACACGCGCTGGCGTCGGCGCCGCTGCGGCACCGTTCCTCCGACGGCGGCGCGACCACCCGCATCATCGAGTCCACCGTGCGCTGGACCGACGCTGACGGGCGCGTATTGAACGGTATGGCCGAGTATCTCGATCAGCTTCGCGACGACCGCCCTGTCGGGCTGCACGTTTGA